ctattaatttattacgccataatattttatgcttCTGAATAAGGGGAAGTGTAAATAAGCGTATAATTagagaaaatacaattttcatgtaaatatgttaatgtaatttcaattttaaatcactCGAGTTTTGCAACTTTTGGCCACAATTCAATGtttaatttccataaaatatgaaaacaaattattaggaaagaaaaaactatgaaaatgaaatgtgaGGTGCTTtttcataatgtatttttgttagttaactcacatcataaaaaaaacgtccTTAGTGCCATAATAAAGCATGATCTTATATCTGTATTGTTTTTGCAGCAGGAAAAACCCTAAAAGACCGCATTAAAGTGGCATCAGCAAAATagatttgtgtttattttagatCGAACGATTCATATTTGGCTGCCACAATGTTTTCGCAAGCTTTacataatgaatttaaattttgtggaatcaaaaataaaacacgctCTAACTCAGCTTACacgtgtgcgtgcgattgacagtgattgatttttaagaaaaaagtctttattggcgttgtaaaaaaaatctgtctaaAAAGAAGTGTGAATTCGAGCAGAGCCCGTGCCTCGAGCAGGGTCGAggcgccatctttatttttatgaaaggaGTTTGATTATGTCTTTTTTGTACCTGAAGGGCGCAGCTGCACTGGAAATACCACACTCACCAATTTTTGACCagattaagatattttttttccaatttggagGAAATGGGCACAGATTACTGACCACAGAATCCGAAATGACTGACAATCGCACGATAACGTCGTAGTACAAACAAAGGTGAACTACCCGATGGTACATTGTTCTTTTTGACTGTATAGTTTCATGTCTCCCGCGCTCGTTGAGGCAAAAGAAATCACTGCGTAGTGTTTATAGTTTTGCAACCAGTAAACTGAAACAGAATAGTGAAATCGAATTGTTTTCCAACTTATTTTgcaacaatattgttttatccACATCGCGTTATCCAAAGCCGGAGTTCAAtacataaaacagttttttattgcaatacgAATAAATTGGCGTTTCAAGAAAAACGTTGCCGTTTGAGTCGGATTCTgaaaacaatagtaaaatagtATTTCGTGTGATGCAAGCGGTATTTAATCATCTGTTCATTCAATATAATGGTGTTTATCGAGTAATAACTGTTTCGACTTTTGTTGCGTTATATCTTTTGTATGACATGTTAGGACATTCAGGACCTTCCTATGCCATACCGAGGAAGCAATCCATCAATACATCATGCCATTATACGAATTTTGAGGACGCACTAGAAGCCGCAGACGCCAAGTTTTCTTTGCCACTCTGGTCTATATTCTTCATCGAATCCTCATGCCACGGAGGCCTGAACTCGCGCCAGGCCTGCAGCATCGAGTCTGCTGCCAGGGCACACCCTCTATGGCAGATCACTGTCTTCTTCCTATCTCCAGTTTCCGAGCATACTCTAAACCACAGCTGTCTTCGAACTCTCAAACAATTTAGAAACGTCAAGTTtgttagaattaaaataaaagaatttactGAAGACACACCTCTGGAATCAATGATATCGGAGAAACATCTTCAAAACAGTTCATTCCCGGTAGAAAACTATTCGAATGCTTTGcgatatttgattttatataaatgggGAGGAATATACTTGGACACGGACATGCTGGTGATAAAAAGCTTGTCGCCTCTGGGTGCCAATTGGGTTGGGACGGAAGATCGCAGGCATATTAATGCTGCAGCTTTGGGAATATCTTCAGATACTATTGGGACACAGTTTGCCGCCGATCTCCTTGGGTACGTTTGAGGACACTTCGCTTATCTCAATACGaataacaaaagcaaacaaaatgGCTATCGAGCTAAACACCAAAGAATCTTCTATCTATCCACCATTAGAAGTTTGGAGAATAAGGAATTTATTATGTTGCGCactacaaaaatagtttttgacgGTCGGTCAACTTTTTTATAAGTAGTTAGTCCATATTAGAAATGTAAAGAGTTGAGTAAGGTCAGTTAACTCCTTTTGATATAATGAAAtcgtataatttttattaactatCGTGACACTGCATATCATTCAGCGAAATGCGCGACCGCTAACGTCagtttgactcgcgatcccgccgcgtcagctcatgattaaggactccggttggatccgaaactagtcgggctaccccgataaatacgcgtgagtaaaccgtggcatcattaaattataaatcgtATATTGTTTCAGGGAGTTCACAAGAGAATACAAAGCTCGCGTTTCGGGTGCCAATGGCCCAAAGTTGATTACCAGGGTTCTAGAAAAGAATTGGTGCTACCCATATCAGTTCAAGGAATGGTCGACCATGACTTGCAGGGGTAGGTACACATATCagtgacctcctcaacccagctacctgggcaacacgatctCCCTTAGTAAGACTGTTTGTCAGGCTgtcaaacttctgactacctgtaatgactgtcaaagacgtatgaataacagccgggactcacaatttaacctGCCTTCCGAATCACGGAGGAACTCGccatgacaaagatggtcatctACGGACTAAATACGTCAAGCGTAGCCTaccctgtgatcgattcacttaagcagttatagcttagccacgagctcctcctttatttaaaaaaaatattgcttaataattttattctcaaTATTTCCGTTCCAGGAATAAGCGTCTACAGTCCTAGGTTATTTTACCCAGTACACTACAGAAAAGGAAGAGAACTTTTTGAAAGTTCAAACTTggatatattaaataatgtcaCTTATGCCGTTCATACGTGGAATCGTTTGACAAAAAACTatacaatatcaaataattcGCCGTATGAAAGATTAGCGAAACGGTATTGTCCaagtatttataacttttacgGAAATAAATTTGGAGAATAGaagaaataagttttgttttgcaTCACCAACCAGCTCTCTTGCCGCACTGGGGTCACGGTGCTGCAACAAGTTCTGGACTAGGATCTGCTGCCCTAGTTCAGAATCTGCTAGCCAAGTCAGATCTTAGGctatataattattatcctAAGTTATAAGaggaaattatgttttattctatattattaatgaatttcaaga
The genomic region above belongs to Trichoplusia ni isolate ovarian cell line Hi5 chromosome 5, tn1, whole genome shotgun sequence and contains:
- the LOC113493751 gene encoding lactosylceramide 4-alpha-galactosyltransferase-like, which produces MQAVFNHLFIQYNGVYRVITVSTFVALYLLYDMLGHSGPSYAIPRKQSINTSCHYTNFEDALEAADAKFSLPLWSIFFIESSCHGGLNSRQACSIESAARAHPLWQITVFFLSPVSEHTLNHSCLRTLKQFRNVKFVRIKIKEFTEDTPLESMISEKHLQNSSFPVENYSNALRYLILYKWGGIYLDTDMLVIKSLSPLGANWVGTEDRRHINAAALGISSDTIGTQFAADLLGEFTREYKARVSGANGPKLITRVLEKNWCYPYQFKEWSTMTCRGISVYSPRLFYPVHYRKGRELFESSNLDILNNVTYAVHTWNRLTKNYTISNNSPYERLAKRYCPSIYNFYGNKFGE